The Chrysiogenia bacterium genome includes a window with the following:
- the apaG gene encoding Co2+/Mg2+ efflux protein ApaG gives MPSSRAVTRGVVVEVESAFSEAHSEPAQGNWFFLYTIRITNEGDEPVQLISRHWIITDGSGGEEEVRGPGVVGKQPVLSPGESFEYTSGCPLTTTVGSMRGTYQMITSEGESFEAQVAPFTLSLPYALN, from the coding sequence ATGCCTTCTTCCCGAGCAGTCACCCGCGGCGTCGTCGTCGAAGTCGAATCCGCCTTCAGCGAGGCCCATTCCGAGCCCGCCCAGGGCAACTGGTTCTTCCTCTACACGATCCGCATCACCAACGAAGGCGACGAGCCCGTGCAGCTCATCAGCCGCCACTGGATCATCACCGACGGCAGCGGCGGCGAGGAAGAGGTGCGCGGCCCCGGCGTGGTGGGCAAGCAACCGGTGCTCTCGCCGGGCGAGAGTTTCGAATACACCTCGGGCTGCCCGCTCACCACCACCGTGGGCTCGATGCGCGGCACCTACCAGATGATCACTTCCGAGGGGGAGAGTTTTGAGGCGCAGGTGGCGCCCTTTACGCTGAGCCTCCCCTACGCATTGAATTGA